The following are encoded in a window of Phaseolus vulgaris cultivar G19833 chromosome 3, P. vulgaris v2.0, whole genome shotgun sequence genomic DNA:
- the LOC137839271 gene encoding uncharacterized protein: protein MGRKKPEGRHPYETRKPQPRGPAGGDRPARERARPARYNFVVELKDLIAVPNIAERLRRPAKTDKVLGPRKDSWCEFHEAFGHHIDNYLSLGYQLDELVRSGFLKDYVAEPVATATLPAPVEEQAHEMPVLGEVHTIAGGFSGGGPTTSQRKKYATGVNSIEERISGDPWESDLVFRRADLLDVVPHDNDPMVISVVTAGRKVHRVLVDQGSSADVIVPSG from the coding sequence atggggagaaagaagccagaggggaGACACCCCTATGAGACCAGAAAACCCCAGCccaggggtccagcaggaggggaTCGCCCGGCCAGGGAAAGGGCAAGGCCagcgaggtacaactttgtggtggaattgaaggaTCTGATTGCCGTGCCCAATATAGCTgaaaggttgaggcgaccggcgaagactgacaaggtgttagggcctcgtaaggactcttggtgcgagttccacgaagcTTTCGGTCATCACATCGACAACTACCTGTCGCTGGGTTACCAACTAGATGAGTTGGTGAGaagcgggtttctgaaggattacgTCGCAGAGCCCGTCGCGACCGCGACCCTGCCAGCACCAGTGGAAGaacaagcgcacgagatgcctgtcCTTGGCGAagtccacaccatcgctggtgGCTTCTCGGGGGGAGGACCCACTACCTCCCAACGGAAAAAATATGCGACGGGGGTCAATTCCATTGAAGAAAGAATCTCAGGtgacccgtgggagtcagacctcgtgttcAGGAGGGCAGATCTACTGGATGTTGTtccgcacgacaatgaccccatGGTCATTTCGGTCGTCACGGCTGgcagaaaggtgcacagggttctagtcgaccaaggaagctctgcAGATGttattgttccgtccggttga